Part of the Cryptosporangium arvum DSM 44712 genome, GCGCGAGCAGCTTGGTCTGCGCGGCGATCGACTGGATCGCCCGCACCACCTCGTTGATCTCGGCGCTGGCCTGGCCGAGCACCGCGACCTGCTGGTTCGCCTCGTCGGCGAGGTGCTCGCTGCGCTCGGCGACGGTCGCGGCCGCGGTGACGTTGCGCTCGACCTCCGCGATCGATTCCAGCAGCTCGCGGCCGGCGTTCTGCAGCTGCTCGGCGGACGCGAACCGCTCCAGCGCCGATCCGACCAGGAACGCGGTGTTGCGCAGGGCGGCTTCCCGGCCCGGATACATGATCAGCGTCCGGGTCGCGAAGAAGTCCATCGTGCCGACGATCTCGCCGCCGACCCGCACGGGCAGGCAGACGCCCGATTTGACCCCGGCGGCCTGCGCGGCGGGCCGGCGGACGCAGTCGGTCATCTCCCCGAGGTCCTCGACGAAGTAGAGGTCGCCGCGGGCCCAGGTGCGACCGGACAGGCCGACGCCCTTCGCGAACGACGCCTGCCTGGTCACCTCGCGGAACTCCGGGCCGGCGTCACCGGACTCGATCGCGAACCGCAGCACCTGCTGGTCCTGGTCGAGCTGCCAGAACGAGCCGTACTGCCAGTCGAAGTATTGGCGGATCGTCTCCAGCGCGGTCCGGAGGGCCTGGTCCCGGCTCGTCGCCTGGGTCAGCTCCCGGATCACGTGCGAGACGGCCTCGACGTCCTGGGCGGCCTTCTCCTGCCGGATCGCCTCCTGCAGATGGGCCAGCGCGCGCGAGACGAGGTTCCCGACCGCGCGCAGGACCGTCAACCGGCCCGCCGACGGCTGCAGCTCCTCGGTGGCGAAGAAGTCCATCGTGCCGACGACGTGGTCGCCTTCCATCAGCGGGAAGCACACCCCGCTACGCACGCCGGCGCGCGCCGCGGCCGGAGCGCGCACGCAGTCGCTCAGATCCGCGATGTTCGGCACGAACACGAGGTCGCGGGCTTTCCACGCGCGTCCGGACAGGCCGACGCCCTCGGCGAAGGCCGCCTCCAGCGTGACCTTGCGGAACTCGTCGTTGACGCTGCCGCTCTCCTGCGCGAACCGGAGTTCGTGGCCGGACGGGTCGAGTTGCCAGTACGACCCGTACGCCCAGCCGAACAGCTCGCGGATCAGCGTGAGAGCAGCCCCGATGGCTTCGTTCGGGGTTCTGGCCTGCTCCACCGCCCGCATGATCGCGGTCAGCGCCTGTACGTCGGCCTGCGCCTCCGCCAGTTCGGCCTGCGGCTGCGCCGACCGGTCCGACGACGCTCTCCAGCTGAATCCCATGGGTGCCCTTCGCGAGAACGCCGTTTAACAGCCGACGTCCTCTTCGGCGGCGAACCCCTACATCTGAGGGTTGAACCGGGAGAACTCCGCCTCGCTCCAGCGCAGCCCGGCGGCGTTGTCGACCCGCACCACCCGGTCGACGGTGAAGTCGACGAGACGTTGCGCTCCGGGGACGCCTGCGGCGTGGGCCCGGTCCCAGTCGACGACCGCCGAGCCGGTGAGATGGAGCAGCGTGCCGGTGGTCCAGTCGGGCAGCAGGAGGCCGGCGCGCGGGTTGACCTCCAGGTTGCCGAACGTGTTGAACATCGAGTTGCCGGCGTAGTCGGGCCAGCGCAACCGTGTCGGACCCGACGCCAGGAGGAAGCCGGGATTGCCGCCGCGGTGCGAGGCGTCGGTGTTGCCGTCGAGGTCCGCGGTCGTGATGAAGAACGTGTCGGCCGTAGCGATGAAGTCCAGGTCCGCGGGGGTGAGCTCGGTACCGCGCCACGCGACGCCCGGCGCGCCCGGCGTGCGCGTCGGCACCCGGGCCTGGATGTACTTCGGGCAGTTGCCGTACACCTGCGCGAGCTCGACCCGCAGACCGGCGGGGGTGGGGTGGGCGGTGCCGTTCATCCGGACCCGGCGGCGCGTGTCGGGTTCGATCACGATCATGCCGACCGGGACCGGCTCGGTCAGGGCCTCGCGCAACGGGTCGCCGGGGCCGGGCGTCGCGGCGATCGTGAGCGTGGACGGTCCGTCGACGTCGAGGAAACCGGGCGGGCCGGTGAGCAGGGTCGCCCACGGGTCGCCGTCGCGGTCGGTCGCGCCGAGTACGAGCATCGGCTGCTCGGCCAGGAACATGCGTGCCCCGCGGGGGATCGCGGGGCGTTCGAGCATCGGGGCCAGGCGGGCGGCCTCGTGCAGCACGCCCGCGCGCTTCTGCGCGCTCAACTCGCCGCGGTGAAATGTCGTCATCGCCCGCTCCTCGCTCTAACCGGTGATGACAACTTTAGGAGTTAGTCGAGCGATCGGCAACCGATGAAAATCAGTTAACCGGTTAGGATCGACGTCATGGACCCCCGGCCGCTGCTCGGCGAACCCCTTCCGCTGGACCTGGTGAACACGCGGTGGACCGACGACCGGGGCGCCCACGACCTGCTGGAGCTCCCCGGCGGGCTGGCGATCTGGCTGTCCTCGGCCGGTCTGGCCGACACCGTGCCGGAGTCGCCGGAGACCCTCGACGCGCTGCGGGCGACCCGTGACGCGCTGGCGCGGGGAGACGCCGACCGGCTCAACGAGACCCTGCGCCACGGCCGGATCGGGCGCAGGCTCGGCCCGGACGGGCCGGAGAACGTGGTCGAGACCGACACGCCGGGCTGGCTCGCCGCCTGGCTGGCGGCCGAGCACTACCTGCGGCTGCTGGAACAGGACCCGTCCCGGATCCGCGACTGCGCCAACCCCGGGTGCACGCTGCGGTTCTACGACGTGTCCAAGGCCGGTGCGCGCCGCTGGTGCTCGATGGCGGCCTGCGGCAACCGCGCCAAGGCCAGGAGCCACTACGCCCGGCAGCACCGCCGGGCGCAGTGACCGGTCAGGAGACCGCGGTGCCCTCGAGTTCGACCAGCAGCGACGGGATCGCCAGCCGCGTCACGCCGAGCATCGTCGTGGTCGTCGCGGTGCCCAGCCGGGCCGGAATCATCCCGTAGTGCGCGAAGAGCAGGTCGACGTCGGTCGTGTACACGTTCAGCCGGACCAGGTTCGCGAACGTCATGCCGGCCCGGTCGAGTACGGCGGCCAGGTTGTCGAGGCTGAGCGCCAGCTGGGCCGCCATGTCGTCGTCGTGTTGCGGCTTGCCGTCGGCGCTCGTCGCGGTCTGCCCGGAGACGTAGAGCGTGCGGGTGTGCCCGGAGACGAGTTCACCCTGGTGGAAACCCAGCTCCGCCGACCAGGTCGACGGGTTGATCGCGGTGCGTTGGATGTTCATGAAGCCACGCTCCCAACAAAACACGACACCTTGTGTCGTGATTCGATGGCGACGTGCGTGCCGATCGGTTGGTCTCGTTGGTGCTCCTGCTGCGCCGGCACGGCCGGTTGACCGCCGAGACACTGGCCCGCGAGCTGGAGGTGTCCACGCGCACCGTGCTGCGTGACATCGAGGCGCTGTCCGCGGCCGGGGTGCCGGTCTACGCCGAGCGCGGGCGGCGCGGCGGGTTCGCGCTGCTGCCCGGCTTCCGTACCGAGCTCACCGGCTTGAACGACGACGAGGCGCTCGCGCTGCTGGTCTCCGGGGCGCGGCCGGGCGCGCGGGCGTTCGGCCTCGGCTCGGCGCTCGCGTCGGCCATGCGCAAGGTGGTCGACGCGCTGCCCGAGCACCAGCGGGGCGTCCAGCGGCTGCTGCTCGACCCGGAGATCGACCTGTTGTCGCGCCGGGCGGCGCCCGAGGAGATTCCGGGCCCGGTCCTCGCCGAGGTGCGTTCCGCGGTGCTCACCGGGCACAAACTGCGTATCCGCTACGCCGCTCGCGGCGCTGCCCCGCAGTGGCGCACCGTCGACCCGATCGGTCTGGTCACCGTGCGTTCCCAGGGTTACCTCCTGGCCACGAGGGACGGCGCCGACCGCACCTATCGCCTGTCCCGGATCGACGCCGCCGAAGAGCTCCCCGAGGTCGCGGAGCGGCCGGATCACGTCGATCTGGACGCGGTGTGGCGGGAGCGCAGCGCGCGCTTCCGGGCCGGCGGTGACGTCGTCACGGTGCGGCTGCGGATCGACCCGGCCCGCCGCGAGGAACTGGCCGGAACGGCACTGACCGTCGACGACGAACGAACCGAGGACGGCGGCTGGGTGCGGCTGGAAGCCACGTTCCAGGATTCGCGGCACGCCGAATGGGCACTCTGGCAGCTCTCCACCCGGGCGGAAGTACTCGCCCCGCAGCGGCTCCGCGCGGTTCTTCACGATCGGGCCGCTGCACTCTTGCATTTCTACGGTAGCGTAGGTTACGGAAGCGTAACCAGAAGCAGCAGGGAGTTGCCGGAATGACCGATCAGCTGACGACAGCCGGCCTGCTCCTCGAACTCGAGCCGGTCGTCGAGACCAACCTGAACCGCCACCTGGCCACGGCCAAGGAATGGTTCCCGCACGAGTACGTCCCGTGGAGCCAGGGCACCGACTTCGACGGCGTCCTCGGAGGTACGGCCTGGTCCGAGGAGCAGTCCACGCTCAGCGACGTCGCCCGCACGTCGCTCATCGTGAACCTGCTCACCGAGGACAACCTGCCCAGCTACCACCACGAGATCGCGCAGATGTTCGGCCGCGACGGCGCGTGGGGCACCTGGGTGCACCGGTGGACCGCCGAGGAGGGCCGGCACGGCATCGCGATCCGCGACTACCTGCTCGCGACCCGCGCCGTCGACCCGATCGCGCTGGAGCGCGCCCGGATGGTGCACATGGGCACCGGCTTCGAAAACGCCTATCTGGACGACACGGTGCTGCACGGCATCGCGTACGTGTCCTTCCAGGAGCTCGCCACCCGGGTCTCGCACCGCAACACCGGCAAGATCAGTGGGGACCCGATCTGCGATCAGCTGCTGGCCAAGGTCGCCGCGGACGAGAACCTGCACATGATCTTCTACCGCAACCTGCTCGGCGCCGCGTTCGAGCTGGCGCCCGACGCGGCGATGCGAGCGGTGACCGACGTGGTCAAGACGTTCCAGATGCCCGGTCACAGCATCGAGAACTTCGGCCGCAAGTCGGTCCAGATCGCGATGGCGGGCATCTACGACCTACGGATCCACCACGACGAGGTGGTCATCCCGGTGCTGCGTAACCTCAAGGCGCTGGAGACCACGGGCCTGTCCGACGACGGCGAGAAGGCCCGCGACGAGCTGGTGGAGTTCCTCGCCGAGCTCGACCGCCAGGCGACCCGGTTCAGCGAGCGCCGCGACAAGATCGCCGCCAGGAAGGCCGCCCGCTCAGCCTGAGGCCCGCACCGCCCGGCCGGGGAACGCGTCCCGGAGCAACTGCCCGTCGGCCACGACCGGCTCCCCGTTCACGAGCACGTGGACGAAGCCGGTCGAGGGCCGCACGGAGTGCTGGTACGTCGCTGCGTCGGTGACCAGCTCCGGGTCGAAGACCACCACGTCGGCGTCGCAGCCGACCTGGAGCCGGCCCTTGCGGCGCATCGCCGGCGCGGCGTTCTCCAGCACCCGGGCCGGCAGCACCGTGCACTTCGCGAGCACGTCGGTGAGCGGCAACGTGTCCCGCGCGATGCGCAACGTGCGGCCGTACGTCCCGGCGCTGCGCGGGTGGGTCCGCGCGAACGCCGGCGGCGGCCACTGCATCGGGTCGTACGGGTGGCCGTCCTCGATCACGAACGGAACCGCGTCGGACGCGACGACCGCGTGCGGGAGCGCGGTGAACCGCGCGAGCCGGTCGGCCGACTTCACCTCGTCGAACATCCGGATGAACGCCAGCCCCGACGGGTCGGAAGCGCGCAGCTCGAGCAGCCGCTCCACCGAGGCCACGGTCTCGCCGGTGCGGGCGTAGACGACGTCCTGGGGCGTGCCGGTCGCACCGAGGACGTGCAGCCGATCGGGGTGGAAGTAGTCGGCGCCGATCGAACTCATGCCGGTGCCGTACGGGTACACCTCACTCGTGACGTTCGCGCCCTCGGCCCGGACGGTCTCGACCAACGCCTGCACCCGGTCGAGGTGGCGCGTCGACGTGGAGTTGATGTGGCAGTAGTGCATGTGGGCGCCGGTCTCGCCGGCGACCCGGGTGATCTCCTCCGCGCCGTCGACGGCGACGTCCGGGTCCTGCTCGACGAGCGGCCGCGCGTGCGTGAACGTGGGCACTCCGGCCGCGGCGGCGAGCCTCGCGATCTCGAGGTATTCGCGGGGGTCCGTCGCGGCCGCGTAGCCCAGCAGGATGCCGATGCCGAGCGCGCCGTCGGCGAGTTCCTTCTCCAGCAGACCGAGGATCGTCGGCAGCGCGGCCGGACCGCGCCAGGCCGACGACCCGAGGTCCTCGAGCGGCCCCGTCGAACCCTCGCCGAGGGGTGAGCCGCCGGCCACGTGCATACGGATCCGCGCCCACGACGCCGAGAAGCCGTAGTTGATCGGGCGCCCCTCGGCCGCGGCCCGCGCGTAGGCCGCCGACACCGGCGCCGCACCGGCCTCGAGCTCCAGCGCCGTGGTGACGCCGTCGAGCGCCTGGAGGCGGCACTCGGCGATCGCCTGGCCGTGGCTGTGCAGGTCGATGAACCCGGGGGACACTACGAGCCCCCGCGCGTCGATCCGCCGCCGGCCGGTGAGCTCCGCCGCGGAGACCGCGACGATCCGATCACCGTCGATGCCGACGTCCCGGATCCCGTCGAGGCCGGTCTCGGGATCGACGACACGACCTCTGCTGATCACTAAATCAAAACTCACACCGTGGACCGTATCGGTCAGCCTCTAGGGGGCCGGGGTCGAGCGACCCCAGCCCGCGTGGCGGGTGGCGTCGCTCAGCAGGGGCAGGACGCGGTAGGGGATCGGCGTCGAGACCGTGAACGTCGACGTCGTCTTGCGCACCCCCGCCAGCCGCACGATCGCCGCGGTGAGCCGCTGCAACTCCTCGAGCGAGGCGATCGCGACGTGGACCAGCAGGTCCTCGCGCCCGGCCTGGATCCGGACCTCGAGCACTTCGGGCAGTTCCCGGAGCCCGTCGATGATCGTCGGCATCTCCCGCTGATCGATCTCCAGGCTCACCAGGGCCTGCACCGGCAGCCCGATGACCGACAGGTTGATGATCGGCTGGAAGCCGACCAGGATCCCTTCCTCCTCCAGGCGGCGGAGGCGGTGCTGCACGGTCGTCCGGCTCACGCCCAGCCCGGCCGCGAGCTCGGCCACCCCGGCGCGGGCGTTCGTCATCAGCCGCGACAGCAGCTCGACGTCGAGGCGGTCGATCGTTGCCATTCCGCCAACCTCCGGATCGCCCGCTGCGCGCTTATCACGTCACTGTGACTAGTTGTCTGCCGATCAGTTGACGATATCGCTGAGCATATCGAGACTTTGCGTGTCGCGTCGCCAGCATTCCCGGCCGAATGCCCTTCGTTCTGCTCATGCGGAGATCCCGCCTCTGAGCAGGGCGTTCGGGCCCGCACCACCAGGGAGCACACGATGATCCAACTCCTCACCCCCGACGGCGTCCTCGACCGGAGCCACGAGCTCGACGTCGATCTCGCCCGGACCCTCTACCGAGACATGGCCCGGGCTCGCCGCCTCGACCAGGAAGCGCTCGCGCTCCAGCGGCAGGGCGAACTCGCGCTGTGGCTGCAGTCGTGGGGACAGGAGGCGGCCCAGGTCGGTTCGATGCGCGCGCTCGCCGACGAGGACTGGGTCTTCCCCTCCTACCGCGAACACGCGGCCGCCCTGGTCCGGGGCATCACCCCGACCGAGCTGCTGACCCAGTGGCGCGGCTCCACCCACGCGGGCTGGGATCCCGCCGCCTACCGGTTCCACTTCTACTCGCTCGTCCTCGGCACGCAGACGCTGCACGCCACCGGCTACGCGATGGGCACGAAGCTCGACGGCCGCAGCCAGGTCGTCGTCACGTACTTCGGCGACGGAGCCGCCAGCCAGGGCGACGTCAACGAGGCGTTCAACTGGGCCGCGACCAGGAGCCTCCCGGTCCTGTTCATCTGCCAGAACAACCAGTGGGCGATCTCGACCCCGACCGCGCTGCAGTACGGGGCGCCGCTGCACCAGCGCGCGGCCGGCTTCGGCCTGCGCAGCTACCACGTCGACGGCAACGACGTCCTCGCCGTCCACGACGTCACCCGGCGCGCCGCGGCGAGCGTCCGGGCCGGCGAGGGGCCGGCGCTCATCGAGGCGGCGACGTTCCGGATGGGCGGGCACTCCACGTCCGACGACCCGAAGCGCTACCGCGACCAGGCCGAGGTCGACGCCTGGGCGGCGAAGGATCCGCTGATCCGGCTGCGCACGCTGCTGGAACGGTCCGGGGTCCGGCCGGCGTTCTTCGCCGACCTCGACGCCGAGCTGGGGGCGTTCGCGCTCGAGGTCCGCGCCGCCTGCCACGCGATCGAGGGCGGCGACCTCGAGGAGCTCTTCGGCTACACCTACGCGGAACCCCATCCCACGGCCGAACACGAACGCGCCGCCTACCTGGAGCGCTCGGCATGACCGTGACCACGCTCGGCAAAGCACTCAACGCCGCACTCCACCGCGCGCTGACCGACGACGCCAAGGTGCTCGTCATGGGCGAGGACGTCGGTGCGCTCGGGGGTGTCTTCCGGGTCACCGACGGCCTGCAGAAGGAGTTCGGGGCCGACCGTGTGCTCGACTCCCCGCTGGCCGAGTCGGCGATCGTCGGCACCGCGATCGGGCTCGCGCTGAACGGCTACCGGCCGGTCGTCGAGATCCAGTTCGACGGCTTCGTCTATCCGGCCTTCGACCAGATCGTCTCGCAGCTCGCGAAGATGCGGGCCCGGTCGCGGGGCACGGTGACGCTGCCGGTCGTCGTCCGCATCCCGGTGGGGGGAGGAATCGGCGCGGTCGAGCACCACAGCGAGTCCAACGAGGCCTACTTCGCGCACACGGCCGGGCTGCGCGTGGTCTCCTGCTCGCACCCGGCCGACGCGTACCGCCTGCTGCGCGCCGCGATCCGTTCCGACGACCCGGTGATCTTCTACGAGCCCAAGCGGCGCTACTGGGACCGGGGCGAGGTCGACCTCGACGCCGAGCCGGCGTCGCTCGATCGGGCCCGCGTCCTGCGGACGGGCACCGACGTGACGCTCGTGGCGCACGGACCCTCGGTCGGGGTCGCGCTCGAGGCGGCTGACGCCGCGGAGTGCTCCGTCGGGGTGGTGGACCTGCGGACGCTGTCGCCGTTGGACACCACGACGCTGCGCCGCGCGGCCGAGGCGACGGGTCGCCTCGTCGTCGTGCACGAGGCGTCGACGTTCCTGGGTATCGGCGCGGAGATCGCCGCCGCGGTCACCGAGGCCTGCTTCTACTCGCTGGAGGCGCCGGTGCTGCGGGTCGGCGCGTACCACCTGCCGTACCCACCGGCGCTCGTCGAAGACCAGTTCCTTCCGGACGTCGATCGTGTCCTCGACGCCATCGACGCATCACTGTCGTTCTGAGGAGTACCGATGAGCTTCTTGCGGGATCTCCGGGATCGGGACTTCGAGCAGCTGGTGGTGTGCCGCGACCCGGCCACCGGTCTCGAGTCCGTGATCGCCATCCACGACACGACGCTCGGACCCGCCCTCGGTGGCGTCCGGATGCGGAGTTACGCCGACCCGGAGGACGCGGTCCGGGACGCGATGAACCTCGCCCAGGCCATGACCTACAAGTCCGCGGTGGCCGGGCTGGAACTCGGCGGTGGCAAGAGCGTCATCAACGCACCGGCGGACTCCCCCCGGCGCGACGACCTGCTCGCCGCTCACGCGCGGTTCATCGCCTCGCTCGGCGGCCGGTACATCCCGGGCGCCGACATGGGCACCGGAGCGGCGGACATGGACCTGATCGCGCGGTACGTGCCGAGGGTCTCCAGCCGCCGGGACCCCTCGCGGTTCACCGCCCGGGGCGTGCTCCGTGCGCTCGACGCCGCGGCGTCGTGGGCCGGTGTGCCCGTGCGCCGGGTGGCCGTGCAGGGCCTGGGGAAGGTCGGTTCGCACCTGGTGGAGCTGTTGCGGGCCCGGGGTGTCGACGTGGTCGTCGCCGACGTCGACGCATCGCGGGTGCGCGGCCTGGACGCCGTCGGAGTCGACGAGATCCTCGCGGCCGACGTCGACGTCGTGTGCCCGTGCGCCGCCGGAGGTGTGCTGACCGAGGCGGTGATCGACCGGCTGAAAGCCCGGGTCGTGGTGCCGGGTGCGAACAACGCCCTGGCCGCGGACGCGGACGCGGCCATGCTCGCGGCGCGGGGCATCGTGTTCGTCCCGGACTTCGTGGCCAACGCCGGCGGGGTCATCGCCTGCGAGGCCGAGGTGAAGGGCACCGACGACGCGATCGAGGCGAAGATCGACGCGATCGGCGCCACCACCGAGTCCATCCTGGAGCGCGCCTCCCGGCACGGCACCGACCCGCTGACCGAAGCCAGGTCCCTGGCGGCCCGGCGCCTCTCCACCCACCGCCCGTACTTCCCGGCGGGTGACGCCACCCGGTGACCGCTCGATCCGGACTACACAAGGGCACGTAGGTACAAGTCGTGTACCATCACGGCATGAGCATCGATCCTTACGGTGACCGGGCCGTCTACAAGCAGTTGAGTGATCTGTTGGCGGCCGGTATCAGGAGTGGTGAATACCAGCCGGGAACGCCGATCCCGTCGGAGAGCAAACTGATGACGCGGCACAACGTCGCGCGCAACACCGTGCGTCTGGCGATGGGCGTACTACGCGAACGGGGCCTGGTCGTGACCCGCCACGGACGGGGCACGTTCGTCTGCGGCGAGGAGAACGACCAGGAGCAGGATCAGCCCAGCACCTCGCGGAGCCGGGCCGCGAACTCCTCGGGCTTGCCCGCGTAACCGTGCTCGCCGCCGAGGAACCCGCCGTGGTGGCTCGGGAACACGACCGCCTCCTGGCCGAGCAGGGCGGCGGTCGCCCGGGCCGTCCGCGCGGTGTAGGTGTCGGCGGACTCCTCGCCGACGGCGATCACGATCCGCGTCGGCGCCGCGGCGAGCAGCCCCGCATCCGGGCGGTAGTCACTGACCGCCCAGGAGTTCTTCGAGAGCAGCGGGTCGTCGCGCGCGCCGTCGTCCACGTCGGGCATGCCGAACGCAGCCGGGTCCGGGGCCGGTTGCGTGAAGTACTCGTCGGTGAACTCGCCCTGCCAGGACGTCATCACGATGAACGCGGCCATCCCCGCGCCCGAGCCGCGGGTCTCGTAGGCCTCGTTGAACGCCGCCCGTGCCCGCTCCACGGCCGCGGCGTCGGGAAGCACCGCGTTGATCGGTGGCTCGTGCGCCACCAGCGTCACCACGTCACCGGGGAACCGGGACACCAGTTCCAGCCCGGTCACCGCGCCTCCGCTGCTGCCGAACACCTCCACCGGCCCGGCACCGAGCGTCTCGATCAGCAGGTGCAGGTCGGCCGCCTGCTGCTGCGGGGTGTTGTCCAGACGCCCGTCCGAGCGGACGCTCCGCCCGAGCCCGCGGGGGTCGTAGGTGACGACGGTGCGGTCGGCGA contains:
- a CDS encoding alpha/beta fold hydrolase, which produces MSTLETRTLAAPGVDLVYDVRGPLPPADGRPVLLMIGQPMSAEGFGSLAQHFADRTVVTYDPRGLGRSVRSDGRLDNTPQQQAADLHLLIETLGAGPVEVFGSSGGAVTGLELVSRFPGDVVTLVAHEPPINAVLPDAAAVERARAAFNEAYETRGSGAGMAAFIVMTSWQGEFTDEYFTQPAPDPAAFGMPDVDDGARDDPLLSKNSWAVSDYRPDAGLLAAAPTRIVIAVGEESADTYTARTARATAALLGQEAVVFPSHHGGFLGGEHGYAGKPEEFAARLREVLG